The stretch of DNA TTTACCTAACAATCCATCAATCATCCCAAATTTCCTCATTATAATTTAATTTCTATATCAACCCCTGCTGATAAATCCAGCTTCATTAGAGCATCTAAAGTCTCAGAATTAGGTTCTAATATATCTAATAATCTTTTATGTGTTCTGACCTCAAACTGTTCTCTTGACTTCTTATCAACATGAGGGGACCTTAATACTGTATATCTGTTTTTTAATGTAGGGAGAGGTATGGGACCAACAACCCTTGCTCCTGTCCTCTTAGCAGTATTTAC from Nitrospinota bacterium encodes:
- the rpsJ gene encoding 30S ribosomal protein S10; translation: MVNQKIRIKLKAYDHRILDQSVSEIVNTAKRTGARVVGPIPLPTLKNRYTVLRSPHVDKKSREQFEVRTHKRLLDILEPNSETLDALMKLDLSAGVDIEIKL